A region from the Gossypium hirsutum isolate 1008001.06 chromosome A08, Gossypium_hirsutum_v2.1, whole genome shotgun sequence genome encodes:
- the LOC107938408 gene encoding uncharacterized protein has product MASSNVGCSLKIYEAANYVSPAAGGGGGCAVIQMRIKLRYQIFVKAYDVEFLVEEIITPEFVTAVSVPLGSFLSGFSVMIVSKVLADLKVDAKVIEYSSPKIAKFVVDMAKRWGAAVSDFMTVVEISINKTDYIREKEFDRISMTLSSKAKSSLMMQNRKSKNPNT; this is encoded by the coding sequence ATGGCGTCGTCTAACGTCGGCTGCTCATTGAAAATCTATGAAGCAGCAAACTATGTATCTCCGGCTGCTGGCGGCGGAGGCGGCTGTGCCGTTATTCAAATGCGTATCAAATTAAGGTATCAAATTTTCGTCAAAGCCTACGACGTTGAGTTTTTGGTAGAAGAAATCATTACCCCGGAATTTGTGACTGCCGTCTCCGTGCCGTTGGGCTCTTTCTTGTCCGGTTTCAGCGTGATGATCGTCTCCAAAGTGCTGGCGGACCTCAAGGTGGACGCCAAAGTTATTGAATACTCGAGTCCGAAGATCGCTAAGTTCGTCGTTGATATGGCCAAACGTTGGGGAGCAGCGGTTTCGGATTTTATGACGGTGGTCGAGATTTCGATCAATAAAACTGATTATATTCGTGAGAAAGAATTTGATAGGATATCAATGACATTAAGTTCAAAAGCTAAATCATCGCTTATGATGCAGAATCGGAAATCAAAGAATCCGAATACTTGA